The genomic region TTATTATATTTGTTGTAGCGTTAACACGAGCACCTTACTATATAATTTATGTCGTCGCAACATACGAGTATTGTATTCACTTCTTAGACTTTGTTTTTCTGATATATAATTTGATTTGTATCGGTTTAGTTCTGTATTGGTTGTTGCCAAAAAAATCATTAGATATTTAGGTTGATAATATATGTGTTATTCatttttatgtaatcgttgtgtcctAACATTTTGTCGTATTGGTCGTGTgttgttgcaacgcacgggcacctaacTAGTTAGACTTGAACAAACATAATCTAATATTATCAGTTACCCATCGCATTACAGATATGTGAATCAAACAACACATAACAAATATATGAACCAAACATCACATGAATCAAACAACCCTTAacaaatactccctccgtttcgttttagttgtcgctagatagtgtaaaattgaactatccagcgacaactaaaaataaACGGAGgatgtgaaccaaacaacacctttgCTCCTACGGTTTGAAGCATCAGAAGAGAGGGAGCGCCGCCCCTGCGTCTGAATTATTTGGGTTTTTGCGTATTTGCTCGGATGCGATATGGTCAATTTATGTGCTGAGAAACAAAAATAGCAATAATGATTAAAGGTGGTTACTGGTTAGAGTACTATTTTGAAGTATGAATCAACTTGATACTATTAGAGAAGATGAAATTTGAGTGCTAAAAGAGAGAAGAAAAAAACTCGTGCAATGCAGTATCGTGCCAAAGGTGTTTTAGGTGTTCTACCTGTGTCTAACAAATTATTTTTTTAATTTCACTTAGATCGGGTCTGAAGCCTCCCCGCTATTATACAGTTGTTCCACTCTGGAAGGCGTTGGAGCATGAAAAACGTCAGTTTCACGGTTGCAACGATGCGCACAATCCAACATCCAGCCAGTTCAACATTGCAGGTTAGTTCAATCAACTCGACATGGCGCACAATGCGCTGACCACTCTATGTACATTCACTCAGATTCCCAAAGCCACACCAAATCAGAGTATTTCATGATTAGGAGATGAAAGCCCTGACACACTCTGAAACGTCATAAACATCTCCTGTCCTGGGGCATGTAATCTTGCCGTCATTTTTCTTGGACATCTCTTGAAGCGCCTGGGGGCAAATATACAGCAAGCGCTAAGCCAAGATGGTTTGAACTGAACTGATGCTTTACAAACAACAACAGCACAGGTTTGAGTGTGTACCTTCTCACTGTAGACATAGCCGTTCGGCAGAACCTGAGGCGGGTTCTCAGTGTCCATGAGCTCCTTGGTGATGTAACAAACAAGCTTCGAGTGGTGCTGTTTAGAGAAGGGCAGAGGCTCGGCTAGTTTCCTGAAGCCCTCCAGAGACAAGGGGTCTTCTTTGGGACAGCTACCCTCAGAGCAGAACCTTTAAATAAATGGTCAAGGACAATACAGGATACCATAACAAAAATAATACTAGCAAACTGTATTTTAGCAATAAAAGACCATAGACAAAAGTAAGTGAAACACATGCGAGGATACGGGGTCTTGAGAGCTGTCAGGCCTGCTTGCAGATATATGTTCAGCAGCGGCTCTAGTGTCATGCCATATAACTTGCAAAAATCTTGCTTGAAAATGTCAACAAGATAGTCCCACCGGTCTTGCTCAAACAATATCTAACAAATAGAAAACAGTATCAGGTATGCAAAACATTTGTAGTGCAGCAGCAGTACTCCACCAGGAGTCGATCCCAAATAACCGATGAACGTTCAATACATGTAAGTTTCAAAATTCATGCTCAAGCCAGGAAACAAAATCTAATTTGGTTGAGTCGTTGTATTCTCAAAAAGACTTTTCTAGTCTCAGCTCAAATTGACTGTCAGCTACAAACCAAAGATGTCATACAGAAACATGGTATTTCTACAATTCTACCTCCAGCTGTTGCCCAATTCCGTGACACAGTGGCATATCATAACTGAGAACAGTGAAAATGTTGCTAACCTTGTATGGAGTACAATTAGTATTGCTTCTAAAAACCAATGTTGCTGTGACACGCTGCAATTCTTTCATGTGTACAGAGCCCCAGGGAGCAAGGTGTTTTCGAGCATATGCTATAGCCTGAATGAAATTCTTAACCTTGACAAACTCCACAAACTCTTGAAGCCTCAGTAAAAACTCAAGCTTACTCTGTAGGCAACATAACAGAAGTCATAATGTAAAAATAAAAACAGAACATAACCAAAAGCCAAAATGTAATAGGACAAAAAAAAGCATTGGGATAAATACACAAAGATCTAATCAAATAGTCAGATCAGGTTTCTTTGGAAAATGGTAACAAAAAATAACAGTAACCATAAAGCCATTTGTCATTGCAAATGTTGGAATCTATTTATCCATCATGAAGCAACAAAAAAATATTGAAATAAATAGTTTCAACAAGTAAATTAAAATGTCCAAGGAACTATTAGAAACATTACTGTCTGACATTCATGGCATCACCACAGTTAGCCATTTATCAATGGCTCTATCAAAACACATTACAACACCAGTTCTATGCTGATTGGATTAGATCAATGCTAAAGCAGAAGAAAGTCAAGCAAACCTTCGATTTCTTTAGCCGAGACTTGTTTTCTGCACACCAAGCTAAAGCAGGAGAAACTTCATTATTCTGAAGAGAATCAATTACTCTTTTCGCATCGAGAAAGACATCAATATCAACGAGGTCCTGCACATCAACAATTGGCAAGTTAGCTTGACAACACAATATCAAAGTGAAGTTGAAAGgttagacaaaataaaaaaaaaaaaaTTATGCCATTCCACTTCACAGACACTTACCAAATCAACTACAAAATGAACAAAAACAGGGCACAACTAGACATCAAAATGTGACAGAAAAGTAAAATAGATATAAATATAACTGCATTGAAATCCAATACTGGAAGCCATAGAAGTCACAGGTGGGATCAGTAGCCAATGTAATCTCGTTTGTTTGGTAGGAGGAATGCCATCATTGAACATCTGGAAACTGAATCATACAGCCAAGGCAATCAAGACATGGCTCAGGCAAGAACCTTTAACCAGAGTAAAAGCACAAACACAAAAGTAGAATTTTTAACAAATATTTATATTCTTTCATAGATTACTCAAACAACTTCAACAATCTCTGTTTGTCAATCCTTACCCCTTGGAAGTTAAAAACAGTGGGTCACAAAGGGACAAATACATGATGTTTGCTTATACACATTGTTAGACCCGTAGTGAGTCATGGATGTGAGGCTACCCTAGTGGGACGAATGGTGCATCACTGCATCATGCTTTCCATGTTTAATATCCTTCCATGCtaaatgttttgacttttgataaAGAAAATTCTCGATGGCAGGGATGACCTACGAGGTAATAGGCTCCAATGCTTAATCTGGATCCTAGGATCAAATGGAGTCATCGTACACGTGGAAGCAGTACCTTCAAAAGATCATAATATCGGTTTATAACCAAAGTAATTCAACTTAAGTCCACACCTTGTCGGAGGTCAGTTCAAAACAATATGCTAGCCATACTAAACTAGATATCTATACTTTGATAGCTCTCAGTCTCTCAAATCATACTGATACCAGATTTCTACATCAACATTACAACGTTGACAGAGATAAAACATCACAGAAACAAGAAAAAAATGCAAACTGCCAGCCCATCTTATACCTGAATACCAGAAGTCTCAGCGAGCTTGGTGGCGGAATTGTAGTAGGACATCCGAAGCATGTAATCGACCAGGATCCTCTTCAACCGCATGTCCTCCCATTCGGCATCGTCGCCGGTGCTGGCAGTCGCCAGCCGGTCCAGACGCGCCCGGCACCGCTGCACCTGCAGTTCCTCCGCTCGTGCGCCCTCCTCCATCTAGAAGGCATAAAAAACCCCAACACATCGCTCAGGGAACACACATTTTTTTTTCTTTAGCGAAAATCAGAAACAGGAAACGGTAAATCAAAGCCCTAAGATCTTCTCCAGTCCATGTACGATTCGATTTTGCAAGAAAGAGGAGGAAGCGGGTGTGGGGGgattttttgttgttgttgttggggGTACCTTGCGCTTGAGGCCGTGGAGGCGAGAGACGAGGGAGGTGAGGTGGTCGACGGCGGCGGCACTGCTCTCTGCGGGGGCCGCGGAGGCGGAGGAGAGGACGGCGGCGATCTCCTTCTCGGCGAGGCGGTGGTTCGAGCGGACGGTGGCGCGGAGGGACTCGAGAGGCACGCGCACCAGTTGGTGCTCCAGACGCACCGCCTCTGCCGCACGCGTCTGCCGCCCGGCCGCTGCCGATGGCGCCGGCGGCGTGGGCGGCGCCGGCGATGGCGTGTCAATGGCCATATCCATCGCCTCTTTCCTGGGTCTACTCTAGAGAGAGACTGTGGAGGATTGGGAGAAACAGACAGACAGTAGAGAGAGAAAGTGCGTATGTGTAATGCTATGTGCTTCGGATTATTTGGAAACGGGGCAGGACATATGtggtgcacatggtgcacatattaaattaTCATCATTCATCTTAAATCTAACGTCTCTGGTTAATCATTGCAATTTATAAATAACATCTTCTATCACTACATTCCACCACGTCGAAGTGTGTCCTTAGCAAAATATATTAGAcaactagagacgttagatctaaaatgagtgatcctaatttaatatgtgcaccatgtgtACTAAACTTCCATGTGCACCGGATATATTCTCTTCTAATTTTTCTCTGTCTCCATATATTGCAGTCGTGCAACAGTTTGAATAGCTAGTTTAAAGCAACAATTTATAACcttaataaaaaaaatataatgtTATCGTCATCAAGATTCACTACCATATATTACAATTCTCTCTCGTAATATTTACTCTATATCTAAACTCTATGTCAACTATTATACATTGTATCTTTTTTAATTTTATTCTTTATCCACCCAACAACCTCTTCTTTCTCCCCTCTGATCTAGACATTCCTGGTATGTGTATGCATTGTGCGACAGTTTTCCAGTACAAGCTACATGTACTCTAGAAATAGCGTTTCTACTTGCCTGCTTCCCCTTAAGTTTAGAGTAGCCTAACCAGTAAAACCGTTGTGGCAGTTTTTTACTGTATTCTAAACTCTATCTAAGTAGCGTATTGGTTAAAATTCACCACTGCGAAAAGCCTAAGGCTATTGGCAGTGCAGTTACTCCAAATCTTTACTCTATACTAATCATAGCCTAGTCATCAAGATTCCTTACTATATTGCAGTCCTTTGCTATTGGAGTTGCAGCTTTCTCAGGTGGTATGAGTGGTGAGGGGAAGGTCGAGGATTAGGACCACGACGTTTGGGCGCCGCAGGTCTAGAGTTAGGGCAACAGGTGGAGGGTGGCACGGTACGGTTCACGCGTGAACAGTACTCACTGGACCAGTAAATGCTTGCTTGCTTTCTTTCATTAACTGAGATCATCCTCTAAACAAACTAGTCTGACCTTATTTTTAGTCTAACAAACCAAAGCTTACCTAACAAATCAAAGCTTATCTAATAaaatgaagcgtcccgatcctttgggactcaaatgtgatacaattactagtctcaggaggctagtaaccacattcattacttcaaatagttacagagtctgaataatgttattacaataccgggggatacaagctcgaaagtgagccgaaaaacataaagcgcagtggaagataaaatggcccaggccacaggcagaactgggtgaagacacagccccatcaatcaagcatagcagaaaagaagtcttcagctgctgaaaaacataaataaatctgagtgaatacactaggtattccgcaagcccacccggctcccgtaaagagaaagtgacctatgtggtacatgctttatatagtggagttgaagtcactcatactttttcagagaaaggcagtattcGTTGTTTatggttttcccaagacaatagaagtaacacttgcttgaccaccactgagcttcccgctcccgtggtaccactttcttttcagaacatacacacacatttccctgttcccggttgtagtagaaacactaattgtcataccataccagactcgtccataccagtggacacagactattcgaataggtttagactctgcgcagaggggtacactttacccactagtccggctctgcgatctcatggccaatgagacccgaatccgaaactctttccttccttgtacgtccgaaccttaacggttataccggaaggagtcaggccaccgccatgtccaaaccggacaaaacattccccctcctt from Zea mays cultivar B73 chromosome 6, Zm-B73-REFERENCE-NAM-5.0, whole genome shotgun sequence harbors:
- the LOC100279208 gene encoding Protein MAEA homolog — translated: MDMAIDTPSPAPPTPPAPSAAAGRQTRAAEAVRLEHQLVRVPLESLRATVRSNHRLAEKEIAAVLSSASAAPAESSAAAVDHLTSLVSRLHGLKRKMEEGARAEELQVQRCRARLDRLATASTGDDAEWEDMRLKRILVDYMLRMSYYNSATKLAETSGIQDLVDIDVFLDAKRVIDSLQNNEVSPALAWCAENKSRLKKSKSKLEFLLRLQEFVEFVKVKNFIQAIAYARKHLAPWGSVHMKELQRVTATLVFRSNTNCTPYKILFEQDRWDYLVDIFKQDFCKLYGMTLEPLLNIYLQAGLTALKTPFCSEGSCPKEDPLSLEGFRKLAEPLPFSKQHHSKLVCYITKELMDTENPPQVLPNGYVYSEKALQEMSKKNDGKITCPRTGDVYDVSECVRAFIS